Below is a window of Amphiprion ocellaris isolate individual 3 ecotype Okinawa chromosome 15, ASM2253959v1, whole genome shotgun sequence DNA.
ATCAACATCGGGTCTCTTTTATGCCTTTATGCCACATGATAAGCATAAAACAAGGACAGTATGTATCTCTGAAATAGGTGtcctgtatatgtgtgtgaatgCACTGATCTCTTGATAGCAGGAAAAATGTAAACCAACAAAGgagtattgaaaaaaaaaaaaaacagtgagcaATGTTGGAAATCCCGGCTCTAAAACTCAGCTGTGGGTCACATGGGTGTGGTTCTTGTGTAAACTGAGgggtgacacacacacacacacacacacacacacacacacacacacacacacacacacacacacacacacacacacacacacacacacacgcgcacacacacacacacgcagtatCGTCACCTAGCAACTGCAGTGTTTACTCTGTAACCATGAACACCATGAGCTCAAAGTTAGGCCCTGCCCAAGGAGGAGTGTGCACAGAGCCTGGTAGACTGATTCACCCTGAGTTTAGTCTTGCAGGCAGAGCTTCCTCAGGCAGCTAAAGTTTAGCTCAAACAGTAACTTCTGTCCTGTCCTACACATCTACTCATGAAAGACTGGATTCATGGAACTTGCCTGAGAAGAGCCTGAGAGGCTCAGttccagacaaaaaaatgcttctgtTCAGCTACAGCGAGAAGGTGGGTGGTGGGTGATGGGTGGGTCATCCTACTTCTCTATTTGGAGTTTCAACAGACATGAAACACGAGGAAAAGAATTTTGTGTGTGGGTGGAACAACAGCACTGTACCGATCTGCTGTGCCTTTTCACTCACTCCTTGCACATTTCTGCAAGCCTTGCCCAACAAAATCACACTGACACCCTGTCGCCTCATTTATCTGCTCATGAatgcatcatgatgtgtagagTTGCAACATCAGCTGAGTGATTGTGCCTCACAGAGAGGTGTGTTCATGGCTGAAACATTCTCCAGATTCCTCTGGGCAGCGATAAGCAGGTCTTTATCTAACAGAGGGAGAGGCTCATCTGCCCTTTCACACTCAGGGAAGTATAAAGTCCAGGTGGGGATTGCATCATCACACCTCGTGCCACTAGTTGCCAAGGTAGCGAGATCTCAGGAATGACGTTGACGCAGGACGGAAATAATGATTTGAAGCTTGccttctgtttttaatttacacacacaagtgaaaaacataaaactcaGAGGAGGTTTCATAAGTACGCCAGAGAAAAACACACGTCCaagctacacaaacacactcgaCACAAGAGGTTTGAActgatttagtgttttttattgaacaaaactatctttacaaaaaactgaaatgcacTTTGGTTCCTTCACTTCTTTCGCCTTCATCCTTTACTTCTTTCCCATCTTCTTCATGTGCATCTGATAGCACTGCTCACAGGCAATGGAAAGTCCAACAACCAGAGAAACAAACTCCTCAAAGTCCACCTGGCCGTCGCCGTTGGTGTCCAGGTCCTTCATGATCTTGTCCACGGCAGCAGGGTCCTTCTGAGACTGTGTTTTTAAGAAAAGGGAGGTCAGCAAAAAGTGGGTTGTTATAATGAATGACTGTATTTTAATGTGACTCCAGTCGCTTCTCACCTTGAGGAAGTTGGACAGCTCGTTCTCCATCAGCTCTCTGAGCTCTCGCCGGCTGAGTGTGCTGCTCTGGCCGTCCTTAGAGGCGTAACGGTGGAACACAGTGATGAGGGACTCCATGGCTGTCTCCAGTTCTGAAGGCATGGCTGCTGCGTTTTAGTTAATCTGAAAAACAGGGTTCAGACACAGATGAAAATGCTGAGCAGGATCACTGCTAGAAACCAGAAACACTTTGACCCAGAGACTCTTGTACAAGGACATGTTGACCTCATGACCTTTTCTAAGCAttaaaccctcctgttgtcctcatttacgggcaccaaaaagtatcgtttccttgtctgaaaaaaatccaaaaactctgcaaaaaattccccaaatttctgaaaatttgcaaaaccttcaggaagaaaattccaataattccttaaaagtttcacttaaaagttttatttatttattttttgttaaataaataaatttggcaagaaaattcttgtaaatattttcaaaaatgtgtcctaaatcctaaaaatatctatatatctatatctatgtaaaacttctaatattttatttaagaacattcacaaaaaaatcaaccaaaatccagcgaattttgctggattttggttgattttttgtgaatgttcttataaatcattttttaaacatttttttcccaccaaaaaatgttaaaaaaaatttcccaaaaatgttaaaaatgtggacatgagaagtttcactgtgacattttcaaactttaaaatgggtcaattttgacccacaggacaacacaagggttaaaggcATCTCTTGATCTGGTTCTCTGTTAGGTAAAACAACTGTTGCTCAACCAGTGAGGTTTATCTAGACATCCAAAGtgagaaaatggtgaaataaaGATAAGACTCAGTCCTGAAAAAAAGATTGCTCCATTAAGTGAAGGTGAAACAATACTTTGCTCCTTGTCATGAGAGGTAGTGTGTCATTAAGTTGTTAGAAAAAGATAGCTGTAATAACCACTTACTGACTCGACTGGGAAAATCATAAGCTGCAGATGCACCAGTGAAAAAAGCAGAAGTGGGAGGGAGGACTGAGGTTGTGCTATTTGTATAGGAGGGGATGGAAAAGTTGAAGAGGCTGAAAAATGTGAAGTCCAAGATGGTGGAATTCAATGCAAGCAACGAGAGAGGACAACAGAACACATGTATGTGCATGCCCACAGAACAACCACACCCTCATAGCAACTTTAGTGTACCAACAGGCCTGGTTAACAACGCGATGGAAACATGAGAGACCTGAAAATAACGCGTAAAAACaggtttaaactttaaaacttaCACAAACCCTAAAGGGATCCTATGAATATGACAGATTCTTCAATCTAATTAACAGCAGAACAACTCACTAATTCTGGACACTAGCTAAATGTTGGcctgcaggaaaagaaaaaaaagctgtgactGGCAGCTGACAGAAGGAAATTACGCACATTAATCCTCTCAATCCACTAGTTCTACCTGCAGgcgtgttttcttttctttctttttttaaaaaaagaaaatcctga
It encodes the following:
- the LOC111569247 gene encoding protein S100-A1-like: MPSELETAMESLITVFHRYASKDGQSSTLSRRELRELMENELSNFLKSQKDPAAVDKIMKDLDTNGDGQVDFEEFVSLVVGLSIACEQCYQMHMKKMGKK